The genomic segment CTCGCCGCACTGACGACGGGTATCTACGTGCTCACCGTGCGCGACGGCGACCGCCGGCACGGCATGTCGTCGTCGTGGGTGACGCAGGTCTCGGGCGACCCGCCGCTCGTCGCGGCGGCGATCGATCGCCGGCATTTCAGCCACGACGTCGTGGAGCGGACCCGTCGTTTCGCACTGAACGTGATCGGCGCGCGTGCGAAGCACCTGGAGGACTACTTCTATTCGGCCGCGTCCCGGCGGCCCGACAACCTCGACACCGTCGCCCGGGAGGACTCGCCGGACGGGCCGCCCCTGCTCCGCGACGCGATGGCCACGCTCGAGTGCCGGGTCACGGCCGCGCACGCGGCGGGGGATCACACGCTCTTCGTCGCGTCGATCGAGCGGGTCACGTGGCGCGGCGACGACCGGCCGCTCACGTCGCAGG from the Deltaproteobacteria bacterium genome contains:
- a CDS encoding flavin reductase, producing the protein MHADVVRALAALTTGIYVLTVRDGDRRHGMSSSWVTQVSGDPPLVAAAIDRRHFSHDVVERTRRFALNVIGARAKHLEDYFYSAASRRPDNLDTVAREDSPDGPPLLRDAMATLECRVTAAHAAGDHTLFVASIERVTWRGDDRPLTSQDLDYVYVGEVVRR